From the Streptomyces nigrescens genome, one window contains:
- a CDS encoding ATP-binding protein, translating into MSSARSTDDAVAPVATPANDTADRDGKADRDGKADRDGKADRDGKADRTVHEVRTEEDLLTVRHAVRAATLRAGFSIVDQTRVVTAASELARNAFIHGGGGSVTIEYLTLGGNAGLRLTVDDNGPGIRDIDAALTDGFTTGAGLGHGLGGARRLMNDFELHTASGQGTTVIATRWAGR; encoded by the coding sequence GTGAGTTCCGCCCGGAGCACTGACGATGCGGTGGCTCCCGTCGCCACCCCGGCGAACGACACCGCTGACCGTGACGGAAAGGCAGACCGTGACGGAAAGGCAGACCGTGACGGAAAGGCAGACCGTGACGGAAAGGCAGACCGGACCGTCCACGAGGTGCGTACCGAAGAAGACCTGCTGACCGTCCGCCACGCGGTGCGCGCGGCCACCTTGCGTGCCGGCTTCAGCATCGTCGACCAGACGCGGGTGGTCACCGCTGCCAGTGAGCTGGCGCGCAACGCCTTCATCCACGGCGGAGGCGGCAGCGTGACCATCGAGTATCTGACGCTGGGCGGGAACGCCGGGCTGCGTCTGACCGTCGATGACAACGGGCCCGGCATCAGGGACATCGACGCGGCGCTGACCGACGGCTTCACCACCGGCGCGGGACTCGGCCACGGCCTGGGGGGCGCCCGGCGGCTGATGAACGACTTCGAACTGCACACCGCGTCCGGGCAGGGCACGACCGTGATCGCCACTCGATGGGCGGGGCGTTGA
- a CDS encoding LysR family transcriptional regulator codes for MELRQLRYFLTVAEELHFGRAAERLHIVQSAVSQQLRRLERELGTELFTRSTRVVRLTEAGNRLLPYAREMLTLQARAREAVDELRAEQAATVRLGTSSGLGAWLDVVLTAYARHTGHAQLELVTGGTEERLAQVRAGELDAALLRGERTDPGLEFLPLWQDALMAALPAGHELAARETIELARLAELPLRLSPRSRNPALHDLVMRSCRAAGYAPVLGPEFTNDQDTLAAIGHGKPSWTVFYAPHAEQLPVPGVVFRPLSDPAPVMRTYLAVRNGPPRAALRALIEACYEAVDGGPGVRPGSPLTRDVRDVGR; via the coding sequence ATGGAGCTGCGTCAGCTGCGCTACTTCCTCACCGTGGCGGAGGAACTGCACTTCGGCCGGGCGGCCGAGCGGCTACACATCGTGCAGTCCGCGGTGAGCCAGCAGCTCCGCCGGCTCGAACGCGAGCTGGGTACCGAGCTGTTCACCCGTTCCACCCGAGTCGTCCGGCTCACCGAGGCCGGCAACCGGCTCCTCCCGTACGCCAGGGAGATGCTGACCCTGCAGGCACGCGCCCGGGAGGCCGTCGACGAACTGCGCGCCGAACAGGCCGCGACGGTGCGCCTCGGCACCAGCTCAGGGCTGGGTGCCTGGCTGGACGTCGTACTCACGGCGTACGCCCGGCACACCGGCCACGCCCAGCTGGAACTCGTCACCGGCGGCACCGAGGAGCGCCTGGCGCAGGTGCGGGCCGGTGAGCTGGATGCCGCCCTGCTGCGTGGTGAACGGACCGACCCCGGGCTGGAGTTCCTGCCGCTGTGGCAGGACGCGCTGATGGCGGCATTGCCCGCGGGCCACGAGCTCGCGGCGCGGGAGACCATCGAACTGGCCCGGCTCGCGGAACTGCCGCTGCGGCTCTCCCCGCGCTCCCGCAACCCCGCGCTCCACGACCTGGTGATGCGCTCCTGCCGGGCGGCCGGCTACGCGCCCGTCCTGGGCCCGGAGTTCACCAACGACCAGGACACCCTCGCCGCCATCGGCCACGGCAAACCGTCCTGGACGGTCTTCTACGCCCCGCACGCCGAGCAGCTCCCCGTTCCCGGCGTGGTGTTCCGTCCCCTGAGCGACCCGGCGCCGGTCATGCGGACCTACCTTGCGGTGCGGAACGGTCCGCCCCGGGCCGCGCTGCGTGCTCTGATCGAGGCCTGCTACGAGGCGGTCGACGGTGGCCCGGGCGTACGACCCGGCTCGCCGCTCACCCGGGATGTGCGCGACGTCGGCCGTTGA
- a CDS encoding PP2C family protein-serine/threonine phosphatase: MTDRIDMGAALRAALPHALLDTVRDHLASAYGATSVHLFLTDYGGTVLSPCDSPEGGEGSLPIAGSPEGRALGSQEPREQQAPHGEAVDHHLPVTVRGDRIGILTVRLPAGRSTPAVLDELRQVAGQLGHEILVAERDTDVYQRVRRVSRLTVAAEMQWQLLPARACSAAQYAVGAQLEPAYAVHGDNFDWASDGDELTLTVTNGMGQGVDASLLTHLAVSALRNARRAGVGLADQAALADQAVYAHYRGRSHVSTLLLRVDLATGRMEIVDAGSPQMWRLRGKSVERIELDKQLPLGMFEESHYAAESFTVEPGDRLLFVSDGVYEAPSPRGRKYAEGALARALHATRLLPAAMAPGAVLRDVAEYRAAETLDDALVLCFDWFGNDLR; the protein is encoded by the coding sequence ATGACTGACCGCATCGACATGGGAGCGGCGCTGCGTGCCGCGCTCCCGCACGCCCTGCTGGACACCGTGCGTGACCATCTCGCCTCCGCCTATGGGGCCACCTCGGTGCACCTGTTCCTGACGGACTACGGCGGCACGGTCCTCAGCCCGTGCGACTCCCCGGAAGGCGGCGAGGGCTCACTGCCCATTGCCGGCAGCCCGGAGGGGCGGGCACTGGGAAGCCAGGAGCCGCGCGAGCAGCAGGCGCCCCATGGTGAGGCCGTCGACCACCATCTCCCGGTGACGGTGCGCGGCGACCGGATCGGCATCCTGACCGTCCGGCTTCCCGCCGGACGGTCCACGCCGGCGGTCCTCGACGAGCTGCGGCAGGTGGCCGGCCAGTTGGGCCACGAGATCCTTGTCGCCGAGCGGGACACCGATGTCTACCAGCGGGTACGCCGCGTCAGCCGCCTCACCGTGGCGGCGGAGATGCAGTGGCAGCTGCTCCCGGCCCGGGCGTGCAGCGCCGCGCAGTACGCCGTCGGTGCCCAGCTGGAACCCGCCTACGCGGTGCACGGCGACAACTTCGACTGGGCTTCGGACGGCGACGAGCTGACCCTCACCGTCACCAACGGCATGGGGCAGGGCGTCGACGCATCGCTCCTCACCCACCTCGCCGTCAGCGCATTGCGCAACGCCCGCCGGGCCGGCGTCGGCCTCGCCGATCAGGCGGCACTGGCCGACCAAGCGGTCTACGCCCACTACCGGGGCAGGTCCCACGTATCGACGCTGCTTCTGCGCGTCGACCTCGCGACGGGGCGCATGGAGATCGTCGACGCGGGCTCGCCGCAGATGTGGCGGCTGCGGGGCAAGTCCGTCGAGCGCATCGAACTGGACAAGCAGCTGCCGCTGGGCATGTTCGAGGAGTCCCACTACGCGGCGGAGAGCTTCACGGTCGAGCCGGGTGACCGGCTGCTGTTCGTGAGCGACGGGGTGTACGAGGCGCCCTCGCCGCGGGGCAGAAAGTATGCCGAGGGCGCGCTCGCGCGGGCGCTGCACGCCACGCGTCTGCTGCCCGCCGCCATGGCGCCGGGGGCCGTCCTGCGCGATGTGGCCGAATACCGTGCTGCGGAGACGCTGGATGACGCCCTGGTGCTGTGTTTTGACTGGTTCGGAAACGATCTCCGTTAG
- a CDS encoding Ig-like domain repeat protein, whose product MALVLTLTPSTVAAGQTFQAAVTGAAPGEVITFTYDAAPPQSITADAMGNASATFTGTTTGAVVAAGPTSGAATATLTISAAQNCVITVTSTPANPTAGQPVTVTATVTCNGTPVQGATVLFATVNGPLGIGVTSAAGQASVTTSTLPSGLNVVTATVISAETTCICVGTSATVNITVAAAQNCAITLSSTPANPTAGQPVTVTATVTCNGAPVQGATVLFATVNGPLGIGVTTAAGQASVTTSTLPAGANVITATVIAANTTCVCVGVSATATVNVGAAQSCVVTLSSTPANPTAGQPVTVTATVTCNGAPVQGATVLFATVNGPLGIGVTSAAGQASVTTSTLPAGANVVTATVIAANTTCTCVGVSGTATVNVGASTGGLTANPACYTLNFPPLPWAFATATFSASGATPGAVVTFHLDGPSGPVVCTAVANASGNASCTATLNIGQVLYSSYTATTPSAGGTLSSSSTLGICLT is encoded by the coding sequence ATGGCACTCGTTCTTACTCTCACCCCGTCAACCGTCGCGGCGGGCCAGACGTTCCAAGCCGCTGTCACCGGTGCCGCACCGGGAGAGGTGATCACCTTCACCTATGACGCGGCACCCCCGCAGTCCATCACCGCCGACGCCATGGGCAACGCGAGCGCCACCTTCACAGGGACCACAACGGGCGCAGTAGTTGCCGCCGGGCCCACCAGTGGCGCGGCCACCGCGACCCTGACCATCAGCGCGGCACAGAACTGTGTGATCACGGTGACGTCCACGCCGGCCAACCCGACGGCCGGCCAGCCGGTGACCGTCACGGCGACCGTCACCTGTAACGGCACCCCCGTACAGGGCGCGACCGTGCTCTTCGCCACCGTCAACGGGCCCCTGGGCATCGGCGTCACCAGCGCCGCCGGTCAGGCCAGCGTCACTACCAGCACGCTGCCGAGCGGGCTCAATGTGGTCACCGCCACCGTGATCTCCGCCGAGACCACCTGCATCTGCGTCGGCACCTCCGCGACGGTGAACATCACGGTCGCCGCGGCACAGAACTGCGCGATCACGCTGTCGTCCACGCCGGCCAACCCGACGGCCGGCCAGCCGGTGACCGTCACCGCCACCGTCACCTGCAACGGCGCCCCCGTACAAGGCGCGACCGTGCTCTTCGCCACCGTCAACGGGCCCCTGGGCATCGGCGTCACCACCGCTGCCGGTCAGGCCAGCGTCACCACCAGCACGCTGCCTGCCGGAGCCAACGTCATCACCGCCACCGTGATCGCGGCGAACACCACCTGCGTCTGCGTCGGTGTCTCCGCGACCGCGACCGTCAACGTCGGCGCGGCACAGAGCTGTGTGGTCACGCTGTCGTCCACGCCCGCCAACCCGACGGCCGGCCAGCCGGTGACCGTCACCGCCACCGTCACCTGCAACGGCGCCCCCGTACAAGGCGCGACCGTACTCTTCGCCACCGTCAACGGGCCCCTGGGCATCGGCGTCACCAGCGCCGCCGGTCAGGCCAGCGTCACCACCAGCACGCTGCCGGCCGGAGCCAACGTGGTCACCGCCACCGTGATCGCCGCCAACACCACCTGCACCTGCGTCGGGGTTTCCGGGACGGCGACCGTCAACGTCGGCGCATCGACAGGGGGGCTCACGGCGAACCCGGCCTGCTACACGCTGAACTTCCCGCCGCTGCCGTGGGCTTTCGCGACCGCCACGTTCAGTGCGAGTGGCGCGACTCCGGGCGCGGTGGTCACCTTCCACCTGGACGGCCCCTCCGGCCCCGTGGTGTGCACCGCCGTGGCCAACGCGAGCGGCAACGCCAGCTGCACGGCCACCCTCAACATCGGCCAGGTGCTGTACTCCAGCTACACCGCCACCACACCCTCCGCCGGTGGGACGCTCAGCTCGTCCAGCACCCTGGGCATCTGCCTCACCTGA
- a CDS encoding DUF7196 family protein, whose amino-acid sequence MALPVGPIDPHREKSPKERNMGCNCGGGARQAVTIYQLTLPDGTVRHYYTWQEADAANKRAGGIGTILIINQ is encoded by the coding sequence ATGGCGTTGCCCGTCGGACCGATTGATCCTCATCGCGAAAAGTCACCGAAGGAGCGGAACATGGGCTGCAATTGCGGCGGCGGTGCCCGCCAGGCCGTCACCATCTACCAACTGACGCTGCCCGACGGCACGGTGCGCCACTACTACACGTGGCAAGAGGCTGATGCGGCCAACAAACGCGCGGGCGGCATCGGCACCATCCTCATCATCAACCAGTAA
- a CDS encoding HPr family phosphocarrier protein: MAETTVTIASPGGLRVRPASRIVQEAQGYVSDIMFLVDGKEASAKSLFSLQTLEMSHGKEVVIVAKGHDEQTAVEAIAKLIESVVL; encoded by the coding sequence ATGGCGGAGACGACCGTGACCATTGCGTCGCCGGGCGGCTTGCGGGTGCGTCCCGCGTCGCGCATCGTTCAGGAAGCGCAGGGCTACGTCTCGGACATCATGTTCCTCGTCGACGGCAAGGAAGCCAGCGCGAAGAGCCTGTTCAGCTTGCAGACGCTGGAGATGAGCCACGGCAAGGAAGTCGTCATCGTCGCCAAGGGGCACGATGAGCAGACGGCCGTCGAGGCCATCGCGAAGCTCATCGAGTCCGTCGTTCTCTAG
- a CDS encoding SpoIIE family protein phosphatase, translating to MPTAHIAVDHYSAVHLAAETARAVAGRCGLPGALPDQAAVIASELAGNLANHATGGSLFIQPLPLGGGMEVVAADHGPGISALQQCLTDGYTTGNTLGAGLGAVKRIATDFTIRTQPGTGTLVCARLTGPEATPPAGQEVGAICLPADREQLSGDAYAVVDQGTVRTALVVDGLGHGPQAAEAAQTAIRAFHRAPDLPLPALVTALHRALRRTRGAAVGLLRLHPGRAEYTGIGNVRVLTMTPLDVGHRLSGQPGIAGLNMTPPQVRAFPLPPGTTAVLHSDGIDQRWAQSPSPFVRRLPPHLLAASIAHSHRLTRDDATMLAARPSQRLP from the coding sequence TTGCCGACGGCACACATCGCGGTCGACCACTACAGCGCCGTTCATCTTGCCGCCGAGACCGCCCGCGCGGTCGCCGGACGCTGCGGCCTGCCGGGAGCGCTGCCCGACCAGGCCGCCGTCATCGCCTCGGAACTGGCCGGCAACCTGGCCAACCACGCGACCGGCGGCTCGCTGTTCATCCAGCCGCTGCCCCTTGGCGGCGGGATGGAGGTCGTCGCCGCGGACCACGGTCCCGGTATCAGCGCACTCCAGCAGTGCCTCACCGATGGTTACACCACCGGCAACACGCTCGGTGCCGGCTTGGGTGCCGTGAAGCGGATAGCGACCGACTTCACCATCCGTACGCAGCCCGGGACCGGCACCCTCGTCTGCGCCCGCCTCACCGGGCCCGAAGCCACCCCGCCGGCCGGCCAGGAGGTGGGCGCCATCTGTCTGCCGGCGGACCGCGAGCAGCTGAGCGGCGACGCCTACGCCGTCGTCGATCAGGGCACCGTCCGCACCGCCCTCGTGGTCGACGGCCTCGGTCACGGCCCGCAAGCAGCCGAGGCCGCGCAGACGGCGATCCGGGCCTTTCACCGGGCCCCGGACCTCCCCCTGCCCGCACTCGTCACCGCCCTCCACCGAGCGCTGCGCCGCACCCGGGGCGCGGCGGTGGGCCTGCTGCGTCTGCACCCCGGCCGGGCGGAGTACACCGGTATCGGCAACGTCCGTGTCCTGACGATGACGCCGCTCGACGTGGGCCATCGCCTGAGCGGTCAACCCGGTATAGCCGGCCTGAACATGACACCGCCGCAGGTGCGCGCTTTCCCCCTGCCGCCCGGCACCACCGCCGTGCTGCACTCCGATGGCATCGACCAACGATGGGCCCAGTCACCCTCGCCCTTCGTGCGTCGGCTGCCGCCGCACCTGCTCGCCGCGTCCATCGCCCACAGCCACCGCCTCACCCGCGACGATGCGACCATGCTCGCCGCCCGACCCAGCCAGAGACTTCCGTGA
- a CDS encoding DUF998 domain-containing protein, whose translation MPHISSSARATIGQSDMSREGWAALLLATAAVLYNSWVLEFVLPTGLDPRHSYVSELYAADQPFRLLFGGIEAACAVIVMAGALLAGRSAEGPWARAGWASVLALGMSSLGDVILPMRCAPFVEWSCDAVHPWHTATSALAHFFLFASMVFFCAAGAGERPRLPMIRRWGVRVLAAALTTAVSTVGPLFGHPGWHGIPQRAHLLLVGVWFALLAAELTGLGATVGPSFRTAGPHPERPRA comes from the coding sequence GTGCCCCATATCTCCAGCTCTGCCCGTGCAACCATCGGGCAGAGCGATATGTCGCGGGAGGGCTGGGCAGCGCTTCTGCTGGCGACGGCAGCAGTGCTGTACAACAGCTGGGTTCTTGAGTTCGTCCTGCCTACTGGGCTGGACCCCAGGCACTCCTACGTAAGTGAGCTCTACGCAGCCGACCAGCCGTTCCGTCTGCTGTTCGGAGGCATCGAGGCCGCCTGCGCCGTCATCGTGATGGCGGGAGCACTCCTGGCAGGCCGCTCCGCGGAAGGGCCATGGGCCCGCGCCGGCTGGGCTTCGGTGCTCGCCCTCGGTATGTCGTCGTTGGGCGACGTCATCCTGCCCATGCGCTGCGCGCCTTTCGTGGAGTGGAGTTGTGATGCCGTACATCCGTGGCACACGGCCACCAGCGCACTGGCGCATTTCTTCCTCTTCGCCTCCATGGTCTTCTTCTGCGCGGCGGGCGCGGGCGAACGCCCCCGTCTTCCGATGATCCGCCGCTGGGGCGTACGAGTGCTGGCTGCCGCGCTGACGACCGCGGTGAGCACCGTCGGCCCGCTCTTCGGCCACCCCGGCTGGCACGGCATCCCACAGCGGGCCCACTTGCTGCTGGTGGGGGTGTGGTTCGCGTTGCTCGCCGCGGAACTGACGGGACTCGGTGCGACGGTCGGCCCGAGCTTCCGCACCGCCGGGCCGCATCCGGAGCGGCCAAGGGCATGA
- a CDS encoding STAS domain-containing protein, translated as MNAPASGGVPILRLGDVLVTGLLNELDDKTAVAFTQELTDRITSDGARGVLIDISRLEIVDSFVARTLMELTTMARLLGARVIVAGMRPPVAITLVELGLQLTGVETALNAEQGMAALGWRQSPQPSGGSLSEFRPEH; from the coding sequence ATGAACGCCCCCGCCTCGGGTGGCGTCCCGATTCTGCGCCTGGGGGATGTCCTGGTCACGGGCCTCCTCAATGAACTCGACGACAAGACCGCCGTGGCGTTCACCCAGGAGCTCACCGACCGCATCACCAGCGATGGGGCCCGTGGTGTCCTCATCGACATCTCCCGGCTGGAGATCGTCGACTCCTTCGTGGCCCGTACGTTGATGGAACTGACCACCATGGCAAGGCTGTTGGGCGCCCGGGTGATCGTTGCCGGGATGCGGCCGCCGGTCGCCATCACCCTGGTCGAGCTGGGACTCCAGCTCACCGGAGTGGAGACCGCGCTCAACGCCGAACAAGGCATGGCTGCGTTGGGCTGGCGTCAGAGCCCACAGCCGTCCGGAGGGAGCCTGAGTGAGTTCCGCCCGGAGCACTGA
- a CDS encoding STAS domain-containing protein, with translation MVSAEAAARERVTSVLREEADDISDRWVQLQLAQPSLDGDVSEAELGEEADALVGALLSGLDCGLPVEQVVTSHEEMHRAVSEISLRRARRGVSPTATSLAVLSLKEALLEAVQRRTREGEDLFGSAVLINRLLDTAGALSFEIFVEGREEIIRRQSQQLLEVSTPVVRLWRQVLAVPLIGTLDTARTQVVMENLLQAIQEHEALVAIIDITGVPTVDTAVAQHLMHTVNAVRLMGADCVISGIRPPIAQTIAQLGIDLSTILTRATLADALGEAVKLTDAASDTSPLDRR, from the coding sequence TTGGTTTCCGCTGAGGCTGCCGCACGCGAGCGCGTCACGAGCGTGCTGCGCGAAGAGGCCGATGACATCTCGGACCGATGGGTGCAGTTGCAGCTGGCGCAGCCGTCGCTGGACGGGGATGTGAGCGAGGCCGAGCTGGGTGAGGAGGCCGATGCGCTGGTCGGTGCCCTGCTCTCCGGTCTGGACTGCGGCCTTCCGGTCGAGCAGGTGGTCACCTCGCACGAGGAGATGCACCGGGCGGTGTCCGAGATCTCGCTGCGCCGCGCGCGCCGGGGTGTCTCCCCCACCGCGACCTCCCTGGCGGTCCTGTCGCTCAAGGAAGCCCTGCTGGAGGCCGTGCAGCGGCGGACCCGTGAGGGCGAGGACCTCTTCGGCAGTGCGGTGCTGATCAACCGCCTGCTGGACACCGCCGGTGCGCTCTCGTTCGAGATCTTCGTCGAGGGCCGCGAGGAGATCATCCGCCGGCAGAGCCAGCAGTTGCTGGAGGTGTCCACGCCGGTCGTCAGGCTGTGGCGCCAGGTCCTGGCCGTACCGCTGATCGGCACGCTCGACACCGCACGTACCCAGGTGGTGATGGAAAACCTCCTCCAGGCCATCCAGGAGCACGAGGCGCTGGTCGCCATCATCGACATCACCGGCGTGCCCACGGTCGACACGGCGGTCGCCCAGCATCTGATGCACACCGTCAACGCGGTGCGTCTGATGGGCGCGGACTGCGTCATCAGCGGCATCCGGCCCCCCATCGCGCAGACCATCGCGCAGCTCGGGATCGACCTGTCGACGATCCTGACCCGCGCCACCCTCGCCGACGCCCTCGGAGAAGCCGTGAAACTCACCGACGCAGCATCGGATACCTCCCCGCTGGACAGGCGATGA
- a CDS encoding MarR family winged helix-turn-helix transcriptional regulator, producing the protein MSRFTSRSPSREQASAAALAASELLEVLWGHGQEAARSAEVSLSQLRALLVIEKREGTNLRTLAEALASRPSAVSRLCDRLEAMGLAERGPSATSRREVELRLTLRGKVLLEEYRAARSREVTATLERMEPSDVVKLAAGLEAFHAASARLAADEEGAATREDGVADSA; encoded by the coding sequence GTGTCCCGTTTCACCAGTCGGTCCCCTTCCCGCGAACAGGCGAGCGCGGCGGCCCTTGCCGCCTCCGAGTTGCTCGAGGTCCTGTGGGGGCACGGCCAGGAGGCGGCGCGCTCGGCGGAGGTCTCCCTCTCCCAGCTCCGCGCCCTGCTGGTGATCGAGAAACGGGAAGGTACGAATCTGCGCACGCTCGCCGAAGCGCTCGCCTCGCGTCCCTCGGCGGTCAGCAGGCTCTGCGACCGTCTGGAAGCGATGGGTCTCGCCGAACGGGGCCCCAGTGCGACGAGCCGCCGTGAGGTCGAGTTGCGGCTGACCCTGCGCGGCAAAGTGCTGCTCGAGGAGTACCGAGCGGCGCGGAGCCGGGAGGTCACGGCCACCCTGGAGCGGATGGAACCCTCCGATGTGGTCAAGCTCGCGGCCGGCCTCGAGGCCTTTCACGCGGCGTCCGCCCGGCTCGCGGCCGACGAGGAGGGCGCGGCCACCCGGGAGGACGGCGTCGCGGACAGTGCGTAG
- a CDS encoding alpha/beta fold hydrolase gives MPSLDINDTTLHYEDEGTGPALLFLHGWGTSGRTWCAQLPDFTRDHRVVTVDWRGCGRSAHPARGNTTAMVVTDIVALIDALRLDRPVVIGSSIGGVFATELALRRPELTGGVVSVGAPGYWPSTETQAELVAALRRDRAGTVADWVPGWYAPGTAPALIDWTVRQILNSGVYIDEHQATAAGYDPRPALPGLQVPIHYLHGELDTAIPLEVPRTCAALTPGAEVSVITGAGHMPHQELPDRFNAALRTVLARMAPAARTAG, from the coding sequence ATGCCCAGCCTGGACATCAACGACACCACACTCCACTACGAGGACGAGGGGACCGGCCCGGCGCTGCTGTTCCTGCACGGCTGGGGCACCAGCGGCCGAACCTGGTGCGCCCAGCTGCCCGATTTCACCCGGGACCACCGGGTCGTCACCGTCGACTGGCGGGGCTGTGGGCGGTCGGCCCACCCGGCCCGCGGCAACACCACCGCCATGGTGGTCACCGACATCGTGGCGCTGATCGACGCGCTGCGGCTGGACCGGCCGGTGGTCATCGGCTCGTCGATCGGCGGGGTCTTCGCCACGGAACTGGCGCTGCGGCGGCCCGAGTTGACCGGAGGTGTGGTGTCGGTGGGCGCGCCGGGGTACTGGCCGTCGACGGAGACTCAGGCGGAGCTCGTGGCCGCACTGCGCCGCGACCGGGCCGGTACGGTCGCCGACTGGGTGCCGGGGTGGTACGCGCCGGGCACCGCGCCCGCGCTCATCGACTGGACGGTCCGTCAGATCCTGAACTCGGGCGTCTACATCGACGAGCACCAGGCCACCGCCGCCGGCTACGACCCGCGCCCGGCATTGCCCGGGCTGCAGGTGCCGATTCACTACCTCCACGGTGAGCTGGACACCGCCATCCCCCTGGAGGTGCCCCGGACCTGCGCCGCCCTTACACCCGGCGCCGAGGTCAGCGTGATCACCGGCGCCGGCCATATGCCGCACCAGGAGCTCCCCGACCGGTTCAACGCCGCGCTGCGCACCGTACTCGCCCGGATGGCCCCGGCCGCCCGCACCGCCGGGTAG
- a CDS encoding DMT family transporter: MAAVLSALFALLAAVGNATGTVLQRVGARSVPPGDAFSIRLARHLLHHPAWLAGIAVVVGAAACQALALAFGPLSLVQPILVTELPFTLLIACAFSRRRLPAAGWTASVMVAGGLALTLAAAAPSGGNSVVSTGTWVLTLLTTALVISLCVLAALRQPRGKARAALFSSASAIGYALTATLMKSATETFEQRGTGAFFAAWQTYAFVAAGACSLFLLANAMESGPLVASQPALTLGEGLVSVTLGILVYEDRVRTGWWLIPEGVGAVLITWGVLTLVRVDTESGESSAP; the protein is encoded by the coding sequence GTGGCAGCCGTGCTGTCCGCACTGTTCGCCCTGCTGGCGGCCGTGGGCAATGCCACAGGAACGGTGCTTCAACGCGTCGGTGCGCGGTCCGTTCCCCCGGGCGACGCCTTCAGCATCCGGCTGGCCCGTCACCTGCTGCACCACCCGGCGTGGCTCGCCGGGATCGCCGTGGTGGTCGGCGCCGCCGCATGCCAGGCACTGGCCCTGGCGTTCGGTCCACTGTCGCTGGTGCAGCCCATTCTGGTGACCGAACTGCCCTTCACCCTCCTGATCGCCTGTGCGTTCTCCCGGCGGCGGCTGCCCGCGGCCGGTTGGACCGCCTCCGTCATGGTCGCCGGCGGCCTCGCTCTCACACTGGCCGCGGCCGCGCCGTCGGGCGGCAACTCCGTGGTGTCGACAGGCACGTGGGTACTGACCCTGCTCACCACCGCGCTCGTCATCTCGCTCTGCGTACTGGCCGCCCTGCGCCAACCCCGGGGAAAAGCACGCGCGGCCCTGTTCAGCTCCGCCTCGGCGATCGGCTACGCCCTGACCGCCACCCTCATGAAGTCCGCAACCGAGACCTTCGAACAGCGTGGCACGGGCGCCTTCTTCGCCGCCTGGCAGACCTACGCCTTCGTCGCGGCCGGCGCCTGCTCCCTCTTCCTCCTGGCCAACGCCATGGAATCCGGCCCACTGGTGGCCTCCCAGCCCGCCCTCACCTTGGGCGAGGGGCTGGTCAGCGTGACTCTCGGCATCCTGGTGTACGAGGACCGGGTCCGCACGGGGTGGTGGCTGATCCCGGAGGGCGTCGGCGCGGTGCTCATCACCTGGGGCGTGCTCACCTTGGTCAGAGTCGATACGGAGAGCGGGGAGTCATCCGCCCCTTGA